In the genome of Candidatus Cloacimonadota bacterium, the window GATTACGAGATCATTTTCGTGGATGACGGTTCCACCGATCACAGCTTCGATGAAATGCGTAAATTGGCAGAAAAAGATAGAAATGTAAAAGTTATCCGATTTCGTAAAAACTTCGGGAAAGCTGCCGGTTTGCAAACTGGCTTCGATGCAGCTTCAGGCGATATAATTTTCACGATGGATGCCGATCTGCAGGACGATCCGAAAGAGATTTCTGCCTTCCTGCAAAAATTGGAGGAAGGCTACGACATGGTGACAGGTTGGAAGAAAAAACGTAAAGATCCAATTGGAAAAACCTGGCCTTCCAAGCTGGCAAATTCGGTAATGAACAGTGCATTTAAATTAAAAATTCATGATCATAATTGCGGCTTCAAAGCTTATCGAAAAGAGGTGGCGGAAGAACTGGATGTTTACGGTGAAATGCACCGCTATATTCCAGCTTTAGCTCATGCCAGAGGTTTTAAAATTGCTGAAATTCCAGTCAATCATCGCAAACGAAAATTCGGAGTTTCCA includes:
- a CDS encoding glycosyltransferase family 2 protein, which translates into the protein DYEIIFVDDGSTDHSFDEMRKLAEKDRNVKVIRFRKNFGKAAGLQTGFDAASGDIIFTMDADLQDDPKEISAFLQKLEEGYDMVTGWKKKRKDPIGKTWPSKLANSVMNSAFKLKIHDHNCGFKAYRKEVAEELDVYGEMHRYIPALAHARGFKIAEIPVNHRKRKFGVSKYGVERFFRSFLDLLTVKLVTGYLHSPLYLFGRIGAGFSFLGFIIALYLTIMKLGFHQPLYNRPLLYLATLLIIIGLQFFSIGLLGELIVNQNRKSNKEIKISIKEKINF